In one SAR202 cluster bacterium genomic region, the following are encoded:
- the mfd gene encoding transcription-repair coupling factor, which yields MSLSILGGFFETAPEFKRLLSALKQDRVSLRVQVLPEGAPASLATLRARLGAPMIVVTPRPEDARRLAEQAALWSADEGAVLHYLETETLPFERLVTDPYTTQQRLRALYALTGPAAAATMVIASTSAVVQKTVDRKTFESNTHTVRAGQRLEMDETLAHWRAMGYKVEPAVDAPGLVSRRGGIIDIFPVNSDWPARIELWGDEVDSIRLFDPATQLSREVVKAIDIVPARETLPGLIDREHMDRLLSRIDVSNCTGEARDRISEEIDLLLNGSDIDDPHFYGGLFNLGSILDYIPDSAVLVLFRPSDIVSAAWDLEERTHDLREVKEQRGELPHLFPSSHMGWKDVDDKMRGIGRRVDITPWGAEELTQQDAFTLPLASAPEFFGNLAGFADDVSGMISDGHRVVCMSSVPKRLVEILEEHGIKAENPARLKKMPEPSTITILQATGAGLSNGWVAAVSGRKLVVLSDAEIFGVAKHRRASRRKTMRRDTLLNELHPGDYIVHVEHGIGKFMGTGRNPRDEGDREYLILQYAEGDKLFVPMEHLDRVTPYVAPMDKAPSLTRLGTQEWKKTREKVERSTREMAAELLTLYASRELTEGRPSGPDTPWQVQLEDSFPYEETADQVRTLEEVKEDLEAPKPMDRLVCGDVGYGKTEIALRAAFKTVMGGRQVAILVPTTVLAQQHFNTFSERLKAFPVRVEMISRFRSEQEQKEIIEKLPKGEIDILIGTHRLIQKDIKFKDLGLVVIDEEQRFGVVHKERLKQMRNEVDVLTLTATPIPRTLHLSLAGIRDMSTIMSPPDERLPIKTYVSEFSDELIREVVRRELDRQGQVFFLHNRVYNIEYMAEYINKLVPEARVGIGHGQMGEDQLEKVMLAFGNGELDVLVCTTIIESGLDIPNANTLIIDRADTFGLAQLYQLRGRIGRSSRRAYAYLLIPPAKSITETAEKRLKTMLAATELGAGFQIAMKDLEIRGAGNILGADQSGHIHAVGFDLYTRLLSDAVEELRAQRAAQKANGAKPQEAAPQHKDDAKPASVELGIPANIPPSYIEDMPIRLNIYKRMVSATSLEEITKIESELQDRFGPLPFQVENLMYVVRLKIKAGQCGVESISREPKHIVIKLRGDTGGAKQALKRMLGPNADVGNTQIRLDLTAMPDGWERPLADAVDRMLNLKEQMSAQFARAVPG from the coding sequence ATGAGTCTGAGCATTCTCGGAGGGTTTTTCGAGACCGCTCCCGAGTTCAAGAGGCTGCTGTCAGCGTTGAAGCAAGACCGCGTGAGCCTGCGCGTGCAGGTGTTGCCCGAGGGTGCGCCGGCGTCCCTTGCTACGCTGAGAGCTCGACTGGGCGCACCCATGATCGTGGTGACGCCGCGACCTGAGGACGCCCGCCGCCTTGCGGAGCAGGCAGCGCTCTGGAGCGCCGACGAGGGCGCCGTCCTCCATTACCTTGAGACGGAGACGCTGCCGTTCGAGCGACTCGTTACCGACCCGTACACCACGCAGCAGCGCCTGCGGGCACTCTACGCGCTCACCGGCCCGGCCGCGGCCGCCACCATGGTCATAGCCTCCACCTCCGCCGTGGTCCAAAAGACGGTGGACAGGAAGACATTCGAATCCAATACGCATACCGTCAGGGCAGGGCAGAGGCTTGAGATGGACGAGACCCTGGCACACTGGCGCGCGATGGGCTACAAGGTGGAGCCCGCCGTGGACGCGCCGGGTCTCGTCAGCCGTCGCGGCGGCATTATCGATATCTTCCCCGTCAACTCCGATTGGCCCGCCCGCATCGAGCTCTGGGGAGACGAAGTGGACAGCATTCGGCTCTTCGACCCCGCAACGCAGTTATCCAGGGAAGTCGTCAAGGCAATCGACATCGTTCCTGCCCGTGAGACCTTGCCAGGGCTCATCGATCGCGAGCACATGGACAGGCTCCTGAGCCGCATCGATGTGTCCAACTGCACGGGGGAGGCCCGCGACCGCATCAGCGAGGAAATAGACCTCCTCTTGAACGGCAGCGATATAGACGACCCTCACTTCTACGGCGGCCTTTTCAACCTCGGCTCAATCCTGGACTACATTCCGGACAGCGCCGTTCTGGTGCTTTTCCGCCCCTCGGATATCGTCTCCGCCGCATGGGACCTGGAGGAGCGGACCCACGACCTTCGCGAAGTTAAGGAGCAGCGAGGCGAGCTTCCCCACCTGTTCCCGTCATCGCACATGGGCTGGAAAGATGTGGACGACAAGATGCGTGGAATCGGCCGGCGGGTTGATATCACACCGTGGGGCGCCGAAGAGCTCACCCAGCAGGACGCGTTCACCCTACCTTTAGCCTCGGCGCCGGAGTTCTTCGGCAACCTGGCCGGCTTCGCGGATGACGTGAGCGGGATGATTTCCGATGGCCACCGCGTGGTCTGCATGAGCTCCGTGCCCAAACGTCTGGTGGAGATACTGGAAGAGCACGGCATTAAGGCAGAGAACCCGGCCAGGCTGAAGAAGATGCCGGAGCCGTCTACCATCACCATACTGCAGGCCACCGGCGCAGGGCTCAGCAACGGCTGGGTGGCCGCCGTAAGCGGACGCAAGCTGGTCGTCCTCAGCGACGCCGAGATATTCGGCGTGGCCAAGCACCGCCGCGCCTCCAGGCGCAAGACGATGAGGCGCGATACGTTGCTGAACGAGCTTCACCCGGGCGACTATATCGTCCACGTGGAGCACGGCATCGGCAAGTTCATGGGCACCGGGCGCAACCCTCGTGACGAGGGCGACCGGGAGTACCTGATACTCCAGTATGCCGAGGGCGACAAGCTGTTCGTCCCGATGGAGCACCTGGACCGCGTGACTCCTTACGTTGCGCCCATGGACAAGGCGCCCTCGCTAACGCGCCTTGGAACCCAGGAGTGGAAGAAGACCAGGGAGAAGGTGGAGCGCTCCACACGGGAGATGGCGGCGGAGCTGCTGACGCTCTACGCCTCGCGAGAGCTCACGGAGGGCAGGCCATCCGGGCCGGACACTCCCTGGCAGGTGCAGCTCGAAGACTCCTTTCCGTACGAAGAGACTGCAGATCAGGTCAGGACACTGGAAGAAGTAAAAGAGGACCTGGAGGCGCCGAAGCCCATGGACAGGCTGGTCTGCGGCGACGTGGGCTACGGCAAGACAGAGATCGCGCTGCGCGCAGCCTTCAAGACGGTTATGGGGGGCAGGCAGGTGGCAATACTGGTGCCGACGACCGTGCTGGCGCAGCAGCACTTCAACACCTTCTCGGAGCGTCTCAAGGCCTTCCCCGTACGGGTAGAGATGATCAGCCGGTTCAGATCGGAGCAGGAGCAGAAGGAGATCATCGAAAAGCTCCCGAAGGGCGAGATCGATATCCTGATCGGCACCCACCGCCTGATCCAGAAGGACATCAAGTTCAAGGACCTGGGTCTGGTGGTTATTGATGAAGAGCAGCGTTTCGGCGTCGTCCACAAGGAGCGCCTCAAGCAGATGCGCAACGAGGTGGACGTGCTGACGCTCACCGCCACTCCTATCCCGCGCACGCTGCATCTCTCGCTCGCCGGCATCCGCGATATGAGCACGATCATGTCCCCGCCGGACGAACGGCTGCCGATAAAGACTTACGTTTCCGAATTCAGCGACGAGCTGATCCGGGAAGTGGTGCGGCGCGAGCTGGACCGCCAGGGCCAGGTCTTCTTCCTCCACAACCGCGTCTATAACATCGAGTACATGGCGGAGTACATCAACAAGCTGGTGCCGGAGGCGCGGGTCGGCATCGGCCACGGCCAGATGGGGGAGGACCAGCTGGAAAAGGTGATGCTCGCATTCGGCAACGGCGAGCTGGACGTGCTTGTCTGCACAACGATTATTGAGTCCGGGCTGGACATACCCAACGCCAACACGCTCATAATCGACCGGGCGGACACATTCGGTCTCGCGCAGCTATACCAGCTTCGCGGGCGCATAGGCCGCTCATCCCGCCGCGCGTACGCATATCTGCTCATCCCGCCGGCCAAGAGCATCACGGAGACGGCGGAAAAGCGGCTCAAGACCATGCTGGCGGCCACGGAGCTCGGCGCGGGCTTCCAGATCGCCATGAAGGACCTGGAGATTCGTGGCGCGGGCAACATCCTGGGCGCCGACCAGAGCGGGCATATCCACGCGGTCGGCTTCGATCTCTACACCAGGCTTCTGAGCGACGCCGTGGAGGAGCTGCGGGCACAGCGGGCCGCGCAGAAGGCGAACGGAGCGAAGCCGCAGGAGGCGGCGCCGCAGCACAAGGACGATGCCAAGCCGGCGAGCGTGGAACTCGGCATTCCGGCCAATATTCCGCCCTCCTACATCGAAGACATGCCCATACGACTCAACATCTACAAGCGGATGGTCAGCGCTACCAGCCTGGAAGAGATCACAAAGATCGAATCGGAGCTGCAGGACAGGTTCGGCCCGTTGCCGTTCCAGGTCGAGAACCTCATGTACGTCGTCCGCCTCAAGATCAAGGCAGGACAGTGCGG
- a CDS encoding type II toxin-antitoxin system HicA family toxin, translating to MAPLNPLPFREVRRRLIAAGFAVHSRRGSHIKFVKVASGHTRTVIVPEHREIATGTLRSIIRQAGLSTDEFSILSG from the coding sequence TTGGCGCCGCTTAATCCCTTGCCGTTTCGTGAGGTGCGGCGAAGGCTGATTGCGGCTGGATTTGCCGTGCATTCGCGGCGAGGGAGCCACATAAAGTTCGTCAAAGTAGCCAGTGGACATACGCGCACAGTCATCGTTCCGGAACATCGAGAGATTGCGACAGGAACGCTTCGCAGCATTATCCGCCAAGCGGGACTCAGCACCGATGAGTTTTCAATCCTGTCGGGCTAA
- a CDS encoding type II toxin-antitoxin system HicB family antitoxin: MKRKFSASVWKEEAQYVAQCLEVDVASQGESELEALNNLREALELYFEEPMPEAAPKLRTIEVEVGAA, translated from the coding sequence ATGAAGCGCAAATTCTCGGCAAGCGTATGGAAGGAAGAAGCCCAGTACGTGGCCCAGTGCCTTGAGGTGGACGTGGCGAGCCAGGGCGAGTCTGAACTCGAAGCCCTGAACAATCTCCGCGAAGCGCTGGAGTTGTACTTCGAAGAGCCAATGCCAGAAGCTGCGCCCAAGCTGCGTACTATTGAGGTGGAAGTTGGCGCCGCTTAA